Within the Clupea harengus unplaced genomic scaffold, Ch_v2.0.2, whole genome shotgun sequence genome, the region GGCACTGTAGGCACATTCTGGGCATTGGTGGGTGCTATGGGGAGCCCATGTGGCATCCCCGAAGTAATCAAGTAATGACCAATTTGTGGTTGCTGTTGCTGAAGAGAGCCACCTGTTATCATGGACCCGCCAGCACTGCCCATCCCGCTTGTAGGCTGCTGCAGATGTGCAGACGTGGACAaagaggctggctggctggctggcagtgGCACACCTCCGGGACCACCGACCATCTCCCCAGATGTCCCCAGCCCCTGAACTCCACTAGCTGGGGTGGGCACTGGTGAGGGCCCCTGGTTGACAGCCTGGCCTCCAGAGAGGTTAGCCACTGAATTAGTCTGAGCAGTGGTTGCAGCCAGGTGCTGCTGGTTGCACTCAAGTTGACATCCAGGTATCAGAAAGGGCTGGGCCGCAAGGTGATGCCCCAAGGGGAGCTGCTGAGGTGGGGTGGGCTGCTGCTGCGGTGCCTGGGTCTGATAGATGAGTGACTGGGCCTGAGGACCAGGAGGCATGCCAGGAGATTTCTGAATGTTTATGGTCTGTTGGGAACCATTCGGGCCAGGCATGAGTAGATTCTGCAGCTGAACAGGATGTGCAGTACCCTGCATCTGCTGCTGAGTAGTCACAGATTTATTATTGTTGCTGTTAGAGTATGCTTCATGAGTCACAGAACCTGAAATGACATGGTGCTGGCCAACCCCATAGTTTTGTTGCTGCTGCAAGTCTGAGTGAATCATGTGAGAAACTGTAGGTAGAGCAGTTTCCGCACTGGGATCAGGACCATGTCCAGAGAGACCAGACGGGGCCACACTGGATCCCCCTGTGGCCCCAAGCCCACTGTCCCTTTCTGCACCAGGGTCAAATGTGCTGTTGTGTCGTATTGTGTCTACATTTCTACTTATAACAGATCCCTCTGGGTCTTTCTCATAGAACTCTGTGCAAGTCCACCTGCCTCTCCTAAAGGGCTCACCAGTACCA harbors:
- the LOC122132040 gene encoding TSC22 domain family protein 2-like, whose protein sequence is MSKMPAKKKSCFQITSVTQAQVTANSAADDTESLDDPDESRTEDVSSEIFDVSRTAFEPEVCDSSSEETFNNVRESEAAPTHVARQLPSAAGTFNIGPPFRNVIANSVPNVSNQSPITGVSTVQTSVPSAGAVQQPAPLPSVGAGNVSGSTSRSASTSSVSASTTTTTASCSSRFRLIKLDHGTGEPFRRGRWTCTEFYEKDPEGSVISRNVDTIRHNSTFDPGAERDSGLGATGGSSVAPSGLSGHGPDPSAETALPTVSHMIHSDLQQQQNYGVGQHHVISGSVTHEAYSNSNNNKSVTTQQQMQGTAHPVQLQNLLMPGPNGSQQTINIQKSPGMPPGPQAQSLIYQTQAPQQQPTPPQQLPLGHHLAAQPFLIPGCQLECNQQHLAATTAQTNSVANLSGGQAVNQGPSPVPTPASGVQGLGTSGEMVGGPGGVPLPASQPASLSTSAHLQQPTSGMGSAGGSMITGGSLQQQQPQIGHYLITSGMPHGLPIAPTNAQNVPT